Proteins encoded by one window of Vibrio panuliri:
- the cobA gene encoding uroporphyrinogen-III C-methyltransferase, translating into MASKDTVSQFPLKHLHNKHHDTHRPSLMTKSQLHAGEVALVGAGPGDAELLTVKALSFIQQADVVLYDYLVSDDILALIPNHTILVCVGKRAGHHSVPQEKTNQLLVDFAKQGHKVVRIKGGDPFVFGRGGEELEVLAEAGVRFQVIPGITAAAGATAYAGIPLTHRDYAQTAMFITGHLKAESDDMDWSTLARGNQTLVIYMGLMKSDYIQQQLVSHGRNASTPIAIIERGTQSCQKVFKGQLSELATLAQDAQSPSLIVIGEVVALAEKLQWFNQDDVTTLEKKVTQRHYA; encoded by the coding sequence ATGGCGAGCAAGGACACGGTTTCTCAGTTTCCACTGAAACACCTACACAACAAACATCATGATACACATCGCCCTAGTTTAATGACCAAAAGTCAACTGCACGCAGGTGAGGTTGCTTTAGTTGGTGCAGGACCAGGAGACGCAGAGCTGCTCACGGTTAAAGCGTTAAGTTTTATCCAGCAAGCGGATGTCGTGCTCTATGACTATCTTGTCTCTGATGACATTTTAGCTCTTATTCCTAATCACACCATTCTGGTTTGTGTTGGCAAGCGCGCCGGACATCACAGTGTGCCGCAAGAAAAAACCAATCAATTGCTGGTCGATTTTGCCAAGCAAGGTCACAAAGTCGTGCGGATTAAGGGCGGCGATCCGTTTGTCTTTGGTCGCGGAGGTGAGGAGTTAGAAGTGTTGGCAGAGGCAGGTGTGCGCTTTCAAGTGATTCCTGGCATTACTGCTGCTGCAGGCGCGACAGCTTATGCGGGGATTCCATTGACTCACCGAGATTACGCCCAAACGGCGATGTTTATTACCGGCCATTTAAAAGCGGAAAGCGACGATATGGACTGGTCTACGCTGGCGCGTGGTAATCAAACCCTAGTTATCTATATGGGGTTGATGAAGTCAGATTATATCCAGCAGCAATTGGTTAGCCATGGGCGTAATGCCTCAACACCGATCGCGATTATTGAACGCGGTACTCAAAGTTGTCAGAAAGTATTTAAAGGCCAGCTCTCGGAGCTGGCGACGTTAGCGCAAGATGCCCAATCACCATCACTTATTGTGATCGGTGAAGTGGTGGCGCTGGCGGAGAAATTACAGTGGTTTAATCAAGATGATGTCACCACGTTAGAGAAAAAAGTCACGCAACGTCACTACGCATAA
- the cysN gene encoding sulfate adenylyltransferase subunit CysN, protein MNSAVEAQLAELGIEGYLKQHQYKSLLRFLTCGSVDDGKSTLIGRLLHDSKQIYEDQLAAVHSDSQRVGTTGERPDLALLVDGLQAEREQGITIDVAYRYFSTQKRKFIIADTPGHEQYTRNMATGASTCDLAVILIDARKGVLDQTRRHSFISNLLGLKHFVVAVNKMDLVDYSQDRFEQIRDEYLEFSKNLHGEIDIQIIPLSALEGDNVVESSSKMSWFEGKPLLDILESIDVDQEKEVGEFRFPIQYVSRPNLDFRGFAGTIASGSVNVGDEVLVLPSGKVSRVARIVTFDGDLNTAHSGQAVTLTLEDEIDISRGDLLVLKQADVVSSNHLLADVVWMTEQPLQPGREYDIKLAGKKTVGRVEAIRHQYDINNLSTHSAAELPLNGIGLCEWSLTESVALDSYTECQDTGGFVVIDRLTNVTVGAGLVRESLSQIEQKAGDFSAFEVELNALVRKHFPHWGAKDLSQLLK, encoded by the coding sequence ATGAACAGTGCAGTAGAAGCTCAACTCGCGGAGTTAGGGATCGAAGGATACCTAAAACAACACCAATACAAGTCATTACTTAGATTTCTGACATGTGGCTCAGTCGATGATGGCAAGAGTACGTTGATCGGCCGTTTGCTCCATGACTCAAAACAGATTTATGAAGATCAATTGGCCGCGGTGCATTCAGATAGCCAACGTGTTGGTACGACCGGAGAGCGCCCAGATTTAGCGTTGCTAGTGGATGGCCTGCAGGCTGAACGAGAGCAGGGGATCACCATTGATGTGGCGTATCGTTACTTCTCAACGCAGAAGCGTAAATTTATTATTGCCGATACACCAGGGCATGAGCAGTACACGCGCAATATGGCGACAGGGGCATCAACTTGTGATCTCGCAGTGATCTTAATTGATGCGCGCAAAGGCGTGTTGGATCAAACTCGTCGCCATTCATTTATCTCTAACTTGCTTGGTCTTAAGCATTTTGTGGTTGCGGTAAATAAGATGGATCTGGTGGACTATTCACAAGATCGTTTTGAACAAATCCGCGATGAGTACCTAGAGTTCTCAAAAAATCTTCATGGTGAAATTGATATCCAAATTATTCCCTTGTCCGCTCTTGAAGGCGATAACGTGGTTGAATCAAGTTCGAAAATGAGTTGGTTTGAAGGCAAACCGTTATTGGACATTCTTGAAAGCATCGATGTGGATCAAGAGAAAGAGGTCGGTGAGTTCCGTTTTCCTATTCAATACGTGAGTCGTCCTAATCTCGATTTTCGTGGTTTTGCTGGCACCATCGCCTCTGGCAGCGTGAATGTGGGTGATGAAGTATTGGTACTGCCTTCAGGTAAGGTTTCGAGAGTTGCACGTATCGTAACTTTTGATGGCGACCTAAACACGGCTCATTCGGGGCAAGCTGTCACACTGACCCTAGAAGATGAAATCGATATCAGTCGTGGTGATCTATTAGTACTTAAACAAGCAGACGTAGTTTCGAGTAACCATTTGCTGGCTGATGTGGTGTGGATGACGGAGCAGCCGCTGCAACCGGGTCGTGAATACGACATCAAGCTCGCCGGTAAAAAGACAGTAGGGCGCGTTGAGGCGATTCGTCATCAATACGACATCAACAATCTCTCTACCCATAGTGCAGCAGAGTTGCCATTGAACGGCATTGGTCTGTGTGAGTGGAGTCTAACCGAGTCGGTGGCTTTGGATAGCTATACCGAGTGCCAAGATACGGGGGGCTTTGTGGTGATTGACCGTCTGACTAATGTGACGGTTGGGGCTGGCCTAGTGCGTGAAAGCTTGAGCCAAATTGAGCAAAAAGCGGGTGACTTTTCTGCCTTTGAAGTGGAACTCAATGCGTTGGTTCGCAAGCATTTCCCACATTGGGGAGCCAAGGATCTTTCACAATTGTTAAAGTAG
- a CDS encoding SLC13 family permease, whose translation MWQQGFVLAILLGIVTCLVATRIKPSYIFAGAALIAFLAGMIELNEVATNFTNSSLLTLVLLILASCALEKTLLISWVSRSLSTGRLGSVVAKMGVSTAFLSSFTNNTAVVVSLIGAIKRNQQHAPSKLLIPLSYAAILGGTLTLIGTSTNLIINSFVEDAGLPSLGFFTPTMIGLSVLFGGLLILIPLSYLLPNYDDQSQDELPYFLEARVEPGSPLVGRSVTQNKLRALRKLFLAEVIREGKTMPSVDPHFVLKANDRLLFCGDIESVATLQEIQGLTLFGQHHLNGQSFVEVVVSSSASFCNKTLKTSHFRDRFDAVVVAIRRGHERLEGGLGNITLNAGDTLVLVPGKRFEAERRAHRKEFVLVNDLDSSARLDLQKSTTVLLGFSAVIALALLEWVPLIKGLAVFLLAALFLGIVQLGELRRRFPIDIVVIVGSALSIAQLMLSSGLSVKLGQMFIETFNGWGVFGAIVATYLLTLILTELVTNNAAAALAFPIGYSMAIGYGVDPMPFVMAVLFGASASFISPYGYQTNLLVYSVGNYKLTDYVRVGIPISIVYSVLVLALIPIFFPY comes from the coding sequence ATGTGGCAACAAGGATTTGTGTTGGCTATCTTGCTTGGCATTGTGACATGCCTTGTCGCCACCCGTATTAAGCCGAGTTATATTTTTGCGGGGGCTGCGTTGATCGCGTTTCTCGCTGGGATGATCGAACTTAATGAAGTCGCGACCAACTTTACCAACTCTTCATTATTGACTTTAGTGCTGCTTATTCTCGCCTCGTGCGCACTGGAGAAGACATTACTGATTAGTTGGGTTAGTCGCAGCCTATCAACGGGACGTTTAGGTTCAGTAGTGGCGAAAATGGGCGTATCAACAGCGTTTCTATCTTCATTTACCAATAATACCGCCGTGGTCGTCTCTTTGATTGGTGCGATAAAACGCAATCAACAACATGCTCCATCTAAGCTTTTGATTCCATTGTCTTATGCTGCGATTTTAGGTGGCACTCTAACCTTGATCGGCACCTCAACCAACTTGATCATTAATAGTTTTGTTGAAGATGCAGGCCTTCCCAGTTTAGGTTTTTTTACTCCGACAATGATCGGTCTATCTGTGCTATTTGGCGGCTTATTGATCTTGATACCACTGAGCTACCTGTTACCTAACTACGATGATCAATCTCAAGATGAGTTGCCCTATTTTCTCGAAGCTCGCGTTGAGCCAGGATCGCCATTGGTTGGGCGAAGTGTAACGCAAAACAAACTAAGGGCATTGCGCAAATTGTTTTTGGCAGAAGTGATCCGTGAAGGGAAAACCATGCCATCGGTTGATCCACACTTCGTTCTTAAAGCGAATGACCGTTTGCTTTTTTGTGGCGATATCGAAAGTGTTGCGACGCTGCAAGAAATTCAAGGCTTAACGCTATTTGGTCAACATCATCTTAATGGACAAAGCTTTGTTGAAGTGGTGGTGAGTTCTTCAGCAAGCTTTTGCAATAAAACCCTTAAAACTAGCCACTTTCGTGACCGATTTGATGCGGTAGTAGTGGCGATTCGCCGAGGTCATGAGCGCTTAGAAGGTGGGCTCGGTAATATCACATTGAATGCTGGTGATACCTTAGTACTTGTCCCCGGAAAACGGTTTGAAGCAGAGCGTCGTGCGCATCGAAAAGAGTTTGTCTTGGTTAATGACCTCGATTCCAGTGCGCGTCTCGACTTGCAAAAATCCACCACGGTATTACTCGGTTTTAGTGCTGTTATTGCATTGGCATTGCTGGAGTGGGTACCGTTAATTAAAGGCTTAGCTGTTTTTCTTTTGGCTGCTCTATTTCTTGGCATTGTGCAGTTAGGTGAACTGCGTCGTCGTTTTCCGATTGATATTGTCGTGATAGTAGGCTCTGCGCTCTCTATTGCGCAGTTAATGCTCTCATCGGGTTTATCGGTCAAGCTTGGCCAGATGTTTATCGAAACCTTTAATGGTTGGGGAGTGTTTGGGGCAATAGTGGCGACTTACTTACTTACACTGATTTTGACCGAGTTAGTGACTAACAATGCCGCTGCAGCACTGGCGTTTCCGATTGGCTACAGTATGGCAATTGGCTATGGCGTCGATCCCATGCCTTTTGTTATGGCAGTACTTTTTGGTGCTAGCGCTAGTTTTATCTCTCCTTATGGCTACCAAACGAACTTATTGGTTTATAGCGTAGGCAATTACAAATTAACTGATTACGTGAGGGTTGGGATTCCAATTTCTATTGTGTACTCAGTGCTGGTATTGGCATTGATCCCAATCTTTTTCCCGTATTAA
- the cysC gene encoding adenylyl-sulfate kinase, with product MTTETNVKDENIVWHQHTVDKNFRANLKHQKPVVLWFTGLSGAGKSTVAGALENQLAELGYHTYLLDGDNVRHGLCSDLGFSEQDRRENIRRIGELAKLMADAGLIVLSAFISPHRVERQLVRELLPDGEFLEVFVNTSLDVCEQRDPKGLYKKARAGEIANFTGIDSEYEAPLAAEIDLPAGELPIEALVELCVQELKQRAIIR from the coding sequence ATGACAACAGAAACTAACGTTAAAGATGAAAATATAGTTTGGCATCAGCATACGGTAGACAAAAATTTCCGCGCCAATCTAAAGCATCAGAAACCAGTTGTGCTTTGGTTTACCGGTTTGTCTGGAGCTGGGAAGTCGACGGTTGCTGGTGCACTTGAGAACCAACTCGCGGAGTTGGGCTATCATACCTACCTCCTAGACGGTGATAATGTTCGTCATGGTTTATGCAGTGATTTGGGGTTCTCGGAGCAAGATCGCCGTGAAAATATTCGTCGTATTGGTGAGTTAGCTAAGTTGATGGCAGATGCTGGCTTAATTGTGCTTTCTGCTTTTATTTCTCCTCATCGGGTTGAGCGACAACTTGTGCGCGAACTCCTTCCAGATGGTGAGTTTCTGGAAGTGTTCGTAAATACTTCACTGGATGTGTGCGAGCAGCGCGACCCCAAAGGCTTATATAAGAAAGCGCGTGCGGGAGAAATTGCCAATTTCACCGGCATTGATTCTGAATATGAAGCGCCCTTGGCGGCAGAAATTGATTTGCCTGCTGGCGAGTTGCCGATCGAAGCGTTGGTCGAGCTATGTGTGCAAGAGCTAAAGCAGCGCGCAATTATTCGCTAG
- a CDS encoding chemotaxis protein CheX, whose protein sequence is MRAEFVNPFLASLMNVLKTMASLELKPQKPRVKKDEIARGDVSGLIGMVGPQTRGSMSITFDESLALEIMQNMLGERPNGLNDEVTDMVGEITNMVTGGAKRILAESGFDFDMATPVVVSGKGHTIRHKCEGAIIIMPFTSQWGNAFIEICFE, encoded by the coding sequence ATGCGCGCTGAATTTGTAAACCCGTTTTTGGCTTCATTGATGAACGTCCTGAAAACGATGGCTTCACTAGAACTGAAGCCGCAAAAGCCTCGTGTAAAGAAAGATGAAATCGCACGTGGTGATGTGTCAGGTCTAATCGGGATGGTTGGTCCGCAAACTCGCGGTTCTATGTCGATTACTTTTGATGAAAGCTTAGCACTAGAAATTATGCAAAATATGCTAGGCGAGCGCCCTAACGGCTTAAATGACGAAGTGACCGATATGGTTGGTGAGATTACCAATATGGTGACTGGTGGTGCTAAACGCATTTTAGCGGAAAGTGGCTTCGACTTTGATATGGCGACGCCTGTCGTTGTGTCTGGTAAAGGTCATACCATACGTCATAAGTGTGAAGGTGCAATCATCATCATGCCATTTACCTCTCAATGGGGTAACGCTTTTATCGAAATTTGCTTCGAGTAG
- the zur gene encoding zinc uptake transcriptional repressor Zur — translation MVENLDHKLLKQIEDICAARGVRLTPQRKQVFQLICASPKASSAYELLEQLKLSEPQAKPPTVYRALDFLLEQGFIHRVESTNSFIQCCSCNAHKHYSHLLICDKCSNVIELQDDSLVALLASNAEKHGFKITNHVIESHGVCQSCLADIKE, via the coding sequence ATGGTGGAAAATTTGGACCACAAGCTACTCAAACAAATCGAAGACATTTGTGCGGCAAGAGGCGTTAGGTTAACGCCGCAACGAAAGCAGGTTTTTCAATTAATCTGTGCTAGCCCAAAGGCATCTAGCGCTTACGAATTGCTAGAGCAACTTAAGCTCAGTGAACCTCAGGCAAAGCCACCAACAGTCTATCGTGCTCTAGACTTTTTATTGGAACAAGGTTTTATCCATCGAGTCGAGTCAACGAACAGTTTTATTCAATGTTGCTCGTGTAACGCACATAAACATTACTCGCATCTTCTAATCTGCGACAAATGTAGTAACGTTATTGAACTGCAGGATGATAGTTTGGTAGCCTTATTGGCTAGTAATGCAGAAAAGCATGGCTTTAAGATCACCAATCACGTGATTGAGTCACATGGTGTTTGTCAGTCATGCCTCGCTGATATTAAAGAATAA
- the dusA gene encoding tRNA dihydrouridine(20/20a) synthase DusA: protein MTHSCKFSIAPMLDWTDRHCRYFHRLLSSETQLYTEMVTTGAIIHGKGDFLAYNEEEHPLVLQLGGSNPADLATCAKLAAERGYDEINLNVGCPSDRVQNGRFGACLMAEPLLVAECVAAMKEVVDIPVNVKTRIGIDDQDSYEFLTDFVSTVSEKGGCEQFTIHARKAWLSGLSPKENREIPPLDYPRAYQLKKDFSHLVIAVNGGVKTLEETKEHLLHLDGVMVGREAYQNPYILAEVDQQIFGLDKPVKKRTQVVEEMYPYIEAQLSKGVYLGHITRHMLGLFQNMPGARQWRRHISENAHKPGSGIEVVEAALAKIPKELNV, encoded by the coding sequence ATGACTCACTCGTGCAAGTTCTCTATCGCTCCAATGTTGGATTGGACCGACCGTCACTGTCGATACTTTCATCGCTTACTTTCTAGCGAGACTCAACTGTATACAGAAATGGTGACTACCGGCGCCATTATCCATGGTAAAGGCGATTTCCTTGCATACAACGAGGAAGAGCATCCATTGGTACTGCAATTGGGTGGTTCTAATCCTGCGGACCTTGCGACTTGCGCCAAGTTAGCGGCAGAGCGCGGTTATGATGAAATTAACCTAAACGTTGGCTGCCCATCAGATCGTGTGCAAAACGGTCGTTTCGGTGCTTGCCTGATGGCAGAACCATTGCTGGTGGCTGAATGTGTTGCGGCGATGAAAGAAGTGGTGGATATTCCAGTTAACGTAAAGACGCGCATTGGTATTGATGATCAAGACTCGTATGAGTTTTTGACCGACTTTGTTTCAACGGTTTCTGAAAAAGGCGGCTGTGAGCAGTTTACTATTCACGCGCGTAAAGCTTGGTTGTCTGGTTTGAGCCCGAAAGAGAACCGTGAAATTCCACCATTGGATTACCCTCGAGCTTATCAACTCAAGAAAGATTTCTCTCATTTGGTGATTGCCGTAAACGGTGGAGTAAAAACCCTTGAAGAGACCAAAGAACACCTATTGCATTTAGATGGTGTAATGGTGGGGCGTGAAGCGTATCAAAACCCTTACATTCTAGCGGAAGTCGATCAGCAGATTTTTGGTTTAGATAAACCCGTGAAGAAGCGTACTCAGGTTGTCGAGGAAATGTACCCGTACATTGAAGCGCAATTATCGAAAGGGGTTTACTTAGGTCACATCACTCGTCATATGTTGGGATTGTTCCAAAATATGCCGGGAGCACGTCAATGGCGCCGCCATATTAGTGAAAACGCACATAAGCCAGGCTCTGGTATTGAAGTTGTTGAAGCGGCGCTGGCAAAAATCCCTAAAGAGCTAAATGTGTAA
- the pspG gene encoding envelope stress response protein PspG, whose product MFEIIFVLIFIATLLVTGVTMLTVFAAAGFALAIMVLLGMVGAVIKILPWLIVIAIGIWFFKNHVHTSR is encoded by the coding sequence ATGTTTGAGATTATCTTTGTTCTGATTTTTATTGCGACGTTATTGGTGACGGGTGTCACTATGTTAACAGTATTTGCCGCGGCGGGTTTTGCATTAGCGATTATGGTACTGCTTGGTATGGTCGGCGCAGTGATTAAAATATTGCCATGGTTGATTGTCATCGCGATTGGTATTTGGTTCTTCAAAAACCATGTGCATACATCGAGATAA
- a CDS encoding assimilatory sulfite reductase (NADPH) flavoprotein subunit, which translates to MNRDVETMSLNKKESSANGELSQANTPELPSIASPLNDQQLGQLQQTVSSLSSQQLAWVSGYFWGLAQNQPAAAAAPISQAAASVAAKPAGKLTIIFASQTGNAKGVAEELEQEAKAQGIAVELFDASDYKGKNLAKETHVIVVASTNGEGEAPDNAIELHEFLQSKKAPKLPNLKYGVIGLGDSSYEFFCQTGKDFDAYLAKLGATSFIDRIDCDVDYEAPAKEWREKALDTVKDDLSSGAEAEVVQLPVGQAAAGHSQYNKQNPYTATLLTSQKITGRDSGKDVRHIEIDLDGSGITYQPGDALGVWYQNSSELANAILAKAGLSGVESVDVDGESLSIHSALVAKYEITAANPQLVTKFAELSGSKKLQKLVEDKDKLREYAGNTQVIDVLAEKKTKLSAQELVGLLRRLTPRLYSIASAQSEVEDEVHLTVGVVEYQQGEDTRFGGASSYLSHRLEEGGEVKVFIENNNNFKLPQDDNTPVIMIGPGTGIAPFRSFIQERDNRDAEGKNWLFFGDRTFTQDFLYQVEWQKYLKSGLLTQLDVAFSRDQQEKVYVQHRLLENGAQVWQWIEDGAYLYVCGDATRMAKDVHEALVSIAQEHGKLSKEQAEEFINNLRKEKRYQRDVY; encoded by the coding sequence ATGAACAGGGATGTCGAGACCATGTCTTTAAATAAGAAAGAGTCTTCAGCCAATGGAGAGCTCTCGCAAGCAAATACACCAGAACTACCATCAATCGCTAGCCCTCTTAATGATCAACAATTAGGTCAGTTACAGCAAACGGTATCAAGTTTGTCTTCTCAGCAACTGGCATGGGTGAGTGGTTACTTCTGGGGTTTAGCCCAAAATCAACCTGCAGCCGCCGCAGCGCCGATTAGTCAAGCCGCGGCTTCAGTCGCAGCCAAACCGGCGGGTAAGTTAACCATTATCTTTGCTTCGCAAACAGGTAACGCCAAAGGTGTCGCCGAAGAGCTAGAGCAAGAAGCGAAAGCTCAAGGTATTGCCGTTGAGCTATTTGATGCTAGTGACTACAAAGGTAAGAACCTAGCCAAAGAGACTCACGTTATCGTAGTTGCTTCTACCAATGGTGAAGGTGAGGCGCCGGATAATGCCATCGAACTGCATGAGTTTTTGCAATCAAAGAAAGCGCCAAAGCTACCAAACTTAAAATACGGTGTTATTGGTCTGGGTGATTCTAGTTACGAGTTTTTCTGTCAAACCGGTAAAGATTTTGATGCTTACTTAGCAAAGTTGGGTGCGACATCTTTTATTGATCGTATTGATTGTGATGTCGATTACGAAGCGCCAGCTAAAGAGTGGCGCGAGAAAGCACTCGATACTGTCAAAGATGATCTCTCATCAGGCGCTGAAGCGGAAGTCGTACAATTGCCTGTAGGGCAAGCTGCGGCTGGCCACTCGCAATACAACAAGCAAAATCCCTATACCGCGACACTATTAACCAGTCAGAAAATTACTGGGCGAGATTCAGGTAAGGATGTCCGCCATATTGAAATTGATCTCGATGGCTCAGGCATTACTTATCAACCAGGTGATGCTTTGGGTGTCTGGTACCAAAATAGCTCTGAGCTTGCTAATGCTATTTTGGCCAAAGCCGGTCTGTCTGGAGTAGAAAGCGTTGATGTAGACGGAGAAAGCCTTTCGATTCACAGCGCTCTGGTGGCGAAATATGAAATCACTGCAGCCAATCCACAGTTAGTCACCAAATTTGCTGAATTGTCAGGCAGTAAAAAACTGCAAAAGCTGGTGGAAGATAAAGACAAACTGCGCGAGTACGCGGGCAATACTCAAGTTATCGACGTACTGGCTGAGAAGAAAACCAAATTGAGTGCACAAGAACTGGTTGGCTTGCTCCGCCGGTTGACGCCTCGTCTTTACTCTATAGCCTCAGCCCAATCTGAAGTGGAAGACGAAGTTCATCTTACTGTTGGGGTGGTTGAGTACCAACAAGGTGAAGATACCCGCTTTGGTGGCGCATCAAGTTACCTCTCTCACCGTTTAGAAGAGGGAGGAGAAGTTAAGGTGTTTATTGAAAACAACAATAACTTCAAACTTCCTCAAGATGACAACACGCCAGTGATCATGATTGGTCCAGGTACGGGGATTGCGCCATTCCGCAGTTTTATTCAAGAGCGTGATAATCGAGATGCTGAAGGAAAGAACTGGTTATTCTTTGGCGATCGTACCTTTACTCAAGATTTCCTCTACCAGGTGGAGTGGCAAAAATACCTTAAGTCAGGTTTGCTGACGCAACTCGATGTTGCCTTTAGTCGAGACCAGCAAGAGAAAGTGTATGTTCAACATCGCCTGTTAGAAAACGGTGCCCAAGTGTGGCAGTGGATTGAAGACGGTGCCTATCTATATGTCTGTGGTGATGCAACTCGCATGGCGAAAGATGTCCACGAGGCATTGGTTTCTATCGCGCAAGAGCACGGCAAACTAAGTAAAGAACAAGCAGAAGAGTTTATTAATAATCTGCGTAAGGAAAAACGTTACCAAAGGGATGTGTACTAA